GGACCACGGGTCAGCTCGGACAGGCTCCCCGCCAGCGGGAACGGAGCCGTCCATCCACGCCCCACGTTGCTCACCCGCGCCAGCGTCCCCGCGTTCGCGTCCACCGCCCCAGGCGCCCCCACGCCGACGCCTCCCAGCCGTGTCAGCCGCAGCCCCGCCGTCCGCACCGCCTCCTCCAGCGCGCCGTACATCTCGCGCACCACGTCGGCCGGCTCGCCCTGCGTGGGCGTCGGATGCCTCGCGTGCCCTATCGGCTTGCCGTGCCCATCGATGACCACGGCTTCGATCTTCGTCCCGCCCAGGTCGATGCCTCCCCACACCTTCCCGCGTCGCGGGGCTCGCGACCTGCGAGACGTCACCGTCCTCTTCGAGCGGACCCGTTCCATGTCCAGCCTCCGCGCAAGGGCCACACAAACGTCCCTCGGAAGATGCGCAGACCTCGCTCCGCTCGGCAGCCCGGATGGCCGCCTGCTGTGGAAACACTCGAGACGGGCAAGGCCCTGGCCGCTCGGCCGGGCTCAACGACGCCGGACGAGGTGCTTCAGCCGCCTCAACGCCACCTTGGGCAAAAACCCCAACAGATAGCGCCACCGGGGCACCTCCCGATGGAACGGCAACCCTCGCCAATACAAATCCATCGCGAGGTCCATCCGGTGGTGGTCCACCATCACGTGTGACACGTGCCGCGTGGCGTACAGCAACATCTCCAGTCGCTCGCGCCTGCGCTCAGGGCCTCCGGGATAGCGACCCAGCCGCTCCTGCATCAACTGGTACGCCATGCCCTGATGGGCCGACTCCAGCATCGTCGACTCGGAGCCGTGGTGCTGGCGATAACCCACCATCACCGGCGAGCGCACCCACGCGAAGCCCCGCTCCGTCCCCAACCGGAACAGCAGGTCGTAGTCCTCCGCGACGATGCGCAGCGGCGTGAAGCCCTCCACCCTCCGCAGCGCCTCCGTCCGCACCGCCAGCACACAGGCCGTGCGCGGCGTCCGGTCCAAGGCGCTCGCGAGATAGTCCGCGAACGGTGACGCGCGCACGGGCTCACGGCCCACCCGCGCCAGCTCCGACTCGTCTCGGAAGGTCACCGACGTGCCCATCACCACCGTCGGCTTTCCTTGCTCCTCGATCACCTTTCGGTACGAGGACAGCGTCCACGGGAACCACAGGTCATCACTGTCCAGGAACACCACGTACTCGCCCCGGGCCGCCTCGATGCCCCGGTTGCGCGCGACCCCGGGCCCCGCGTTGGACTGCTGAAGCACCCTCACCTGCTCGCCCAGCCGCGCCAGGACCTCCAGCGTGTCGTCCGTGGAGCCGTCGTCCACGACGAGCACCTCGAAGTTCCGCTCCTCCTGCGCGAACACCGAGACCAGCGTCCGCTCCAACAGCCGCGCCCGGTTGTACGTGGGGATGACGACAGAGAAGAAGGGCATGTCGTCAGACCCGCGTCCGCAGCCCCATCTCGGAGATGCGCAGGAACGTGGCGAGCTGCCGCCGATACTCCGTCAACTCCATGCGCCCTCGCAGCAACGTCTGCGTCAGCACCAGCGAGTTGTACGGCAGCGTCCCCACCAGGATGGCGCGCAGCATCCACTCGCGCATCCGACCATGGTGCTTGCGGAAGTACGCCACCCGCGTGCGCCACAGCTCCACGCGCACCTTGTCCGGCCCCGTGGCCGAGGGACGGAACGAGCGGCTGGTCAGGTGGGTAATCACCGCCTCCGGACAGAAGGCCACCTCCCAGCCCGCCTTCCACGCCCGGACACACCAGTCCGTGTCCTCCGTGTTCCCCAGGGGCGACATCGCCTCGTCGAGCAGCCCCACCTCCGCCAACGTCTCCTCGCGCACCACGATGCACGCGCCGAGCACCCAGTTCACCCGGGCCTCCTCGTGCCCGTACTGCGCCGGGTCGATGTCCTTGCGCTTCAGGAAGTGCAACGGACGCGGCAGGAACACCAAATCGAACAGCTGCCCCGACAACGACATCGGCCGGAAGGTGCAGTTCTGGATGGTGCCATCCGCGTTCAACAGCCGCGCGCCCGCCATCCCCACCCGCGGGTTCTCATCCATGAACCGCACGAGCGAGTCGAACGCCCCCTCGTGCACGATGGTGTCGTCATTGAAGATGCAGAAGTAGCGGCCCGACGCCTGCCGCAGCACCTGGTTGTGATTGGCGGAGAAGCCCTTGCGCGCGGTGTTGAAGAGCCAGCGCACCTGCGGGAAGTCGCGCCGCATCGCCTCCACGCCCCGGCCGTCCGTGGCGTTGTCCACCACCCACACCTCGAAGGTGCAATCGCGCGTCGTCGCGTACAGCGTCCGCAGGCAGTCGTGCAGCAGCTCCGGGTTGCTGTGATTGACGATGGAGATGATCAAGTCGGGCTTCGACATCGAATGCCTCACGTCCTTCATGACGCCGGGCTCGCCGGCGCGGACCGGGTCGCGCGTCGCGCCCGGACGAACTCGATGATGTCCCGCACCTCGCCCACCATGGAGCGCAGCCCCGGGAGCCACTCCCGCGCGAGGACGAGCAACAGGAACGACACACCGCCCACGCCCCACCGCGCCCAATCCCCCTCGGGGACCAGCCTCAGCGCTATCAGCGCCGCCACCGCCAACAGGAGCCCCACCGAGACCAGCGGCTCCACCACCTGCCACATCAGCCCTCGCAGCCCAGGGTTCAGGTGCGACACCCGCCACGCCGTCACCCCGACCTCCAGCGCCGACACCATCAGGCCCACCGGTCCGATTCCCTCCAGCCCCCAGCGATGGATGGCCCAGGTGCCGAGCCCCCACTTCGCCACGCCCACGCCCACCACCACCGCGAAGCGCTCCCACGGCCGACCGCCCGCGTTCTGCGCCGTGGCCAACAGCCCCGTGAGCGTGATGAGCAGACACTCCAGCGTGAACCACTGCACCAGCGGCACCGCGGCAATCCAGCGCTGACCGAAGAACAGCGGCACCAGCACCGGCATCCCCAGCACCGCCACCGGCAACGTCAGCAACAGCGCCGCGGACAACCGCCGGAGCGACGTCTTCAGATACTCCGCGAACCCGCTCGGGTCATCCTGCATCCGGCAGTACGCGGGGAAGGCCACGCGGTTGAGGACCACGCTCAACATCATCGGCGTGGAGGCCAGCGCCCAGGCCCAGTTCACCAACCCCACCACGTCCTTGCCGAGCACCTGCCCCACCACCAGGGGCACCCAGCCCGCGACCAGCGCCGCCACCAACGGCGGGAGTTGGAAAGCCAGCCCGAAGCCCACCAGCCGCCTCAGCACCTCCCACCGGAACATCCCTCGCGGACGCCACGGGGACGCCCAAGCGATGCAGACGAGCCCCACCGCGCCTCGGATGAGCGAGCCCACCACCAAGGCCCAGGCCCCCATCCCCGCCGCCGCCAGGGCCAGGGTGCCGGCCACCTGCGCCACGTTCTCCACCAACTCCGCGCGCGCGATGAGCGGAAACGCGAGCTTCCGCTCCAGCGCCATCAACGGAATCACGCGCAGCGAGGACAGGAACAACCCCAGCGCCATGGCCCACACCATCGGCACGGCTTCCGCACCCAGCGCGTAGCCCTCGGTGAGCACCGGCGCCATCGCGCACACCGCGGCCACGATGACGGCGGTGAGGGCCTGGTGGCTCCAGAAGATGGTGAAGGTCTCATCCTGGGTGGGCTCGTGCGACTGACGCACCAGCGCGGCGCTCAGGCCCAGGTCGCCCAGGAACACGCCCAGCGAGCTCGCGTAGGCCACGATGCCGAACAGGCCGTAGTCCGCGGGGAACAGCAGCCGGGAGAGCACCAGGGCGCTGATGACCCGCAGCCCTTGCGAGGCCACGGTGCGCAGCACGAGGACAATCATGCCCTTCAGGGCACGGGCCTTGACCTCGCCGGTGTCCACCTGGGGTGCCGCGGTCGCATTCATCGCAAAGGGGGCTGTCTGCTTCCGGGCCGCGGGGAGAAGGCCGGCCCACGTGGACGGCGCCCACCCGCGCTCGAGGCTCGAATGAGGGTTCGATGGTAGCGAGGCCCCTCTCCCCTCACAAGCGACACGCGCGGGCCTGCACTTGTGTGCCGCGTGGGTCACCAGAGGACCAGGGCCCGCTCGGTCGCCAGGGTGCCGCACTCGTGGTTGCCACCCAGGAAGCCGCGAGGCTACGGTCCGCCCGCCATGTCACCGAGCCCATCCCTCTTCCAGTTCCTCAAGCGCGAGGTCCTCGTCGCCGAGCACGAGGTGTTCCACCGCACGCTGCGAGAGACGCTCGTGGGCACCTGCGACAGCGTGCTCGATATCGGCTGTGGTTCGGGTTCTCCCCTGAAGCACATCTCCCGCGAGTTCTCGCGCACCGTGGGCGTCGATGGCTACTCGGCGAGCATCGAGCGCAGCCGCGCCGCGGGCATCCATCAGGAGTACCACCAGCTGGACCTGCTCCAGGTGGGACAGCACTTCGCGCCCAAGAGCTTCGACGCGGTCGTCGCGCTGGACGTCATCGAGCACTTCGACAAGCCCGAGGGCTATCGACTGCTGGAGATGATGGAGTCGCTCGCGCGCAAGCGCGTCGTCATCTTCACACCCAACGGCTTCCTCCCGCAGGACGAGTGGGACAACAACGTGCACCAGGTGCACCGCTCGGGCTGGGAGGTCTATGACTTCGAGCTGCGCGGATACCGTGTC
This genomic interval from Myxococcus guangdongensis contains the following:
- a CDS encoding class I SAM-dependent methyltransferase, producing MSPSPSLFQFLKREVLVAEHEVFHRTLRETLVGTCDSVLDIGCGSGSPLKHISREFSRTVGVDGYSASIERSRAAGIHQEYHQLDLLQVGQHFAPKSFDAVVALDVIEHFDKPEGYRLLEMMESLARKRVVIFTPNGFLPQDEWDNNVHQVHRSGWEVYDFELRGYRVTGMSGLKPLRGDFALPRIRPARLGSRLSILTEPLATRVPQLAFQLFAVRDMEAS
- a CDS encoding oligosaccharide flippase family protein, whose amino-acid sequence is MNATAAPQVDTGEVKARALKGMIVLVLRTVASQGLRVISALVLSRLLFPADYGLFGIVAYASSLGVFLGDLGLSAALVRQSHEPTQDETFTIFWSHQALTAVIVAAVCAMAPVLTEGYALGAEAVPMVWAMALGLFLSSLRVIPLMALERKLAFPLIARAELVENVAQVAGTLALAAAGMGAWALVVGSLIRGAVGLVCIAWASPWRPRGMFRWEVLRRLVGFGLAFQLPPLVAALVAGWVPLVVGQVLGKDVVGLVNWAWALASTPMMLSVVLNRVAFPAYCRMQDDPSGFAEYLKTSLRRLSAALLLTLPVAVLGMPVLVPLFFGQRWIAAVPLVQWFTLECLLITLTGLLATAQNAGGRPWERFAVVVGVGVAKWGLGTWAIHRWGLEGIGPVGLMVSALEVGVTAWRVSHLNPGLRGLMWQVVEPLVSVGLLLAVAALIALRLVPEGDWARWGVGGVSFLLLVLAREWLPGLRSMVGEVRDIIEFVRARRATRSAPASPAS
- a CDS encoding glycosyltransferase family 2 protein yields the protein MSKPDLIISIVNHSNPELLHDCLRTLYATTRDCTFEVWVVDNATDGRGVEAMRRDFPQVRWLFNTARKGFSANHNQVLRQASGRYFCIFNDDTIVHEGAFDSLVRFMDENPRVGMAGARLLNADGTIQNCTFRPMSLSGQLFDLVFLPRPLHFLKRKDIDPAQYGHEEARVNWVLGACIVVREETLAEVGLLDEAMSPLGNTEDTDWCVRAWKAGWEVAFCPEAVITHLTSRSFRPSATGPDKVRVELWRTRVAYFRKHHGRMREWMLRAILVGTLPYNSLVLTQTLLRGRMELTEYRRQLATFLRISEMGLRTRV
- a CDS encoding glycosyltransferase family 2 protein — protein: MPFFSVVIPTYNRARLLERTLVSVFAQEERNFEVLVVDDGSTDDTLEVLARLGEQVRVLQQSNAGPGVARNRGIEAARGEYVVFLDSDDLWFPWTLSSYRKVIEEQGKPTVVMGTSVTFRDESELARVGREPVRASPFADYLASALDRTPRTACVLAVRTEALRRVEGFTPLRIVAEDYDLLFRLGTERGFAWVRSPVMVGYRQHHGSESTMLESAHQGMAYQLMQERLGRYPGGPERRRERLEMLLYATRHVSHVMVDHHRMDLAMDLYWRGLPFHREVPRWRYLLGFLPKVALRRLKHLVRRR